Proteins co-encoded in one Cucurbita pepo subsp. pepo cultivar mu-cu-16 chromosome LG15, ASM280686v2, whole genome shotgun sequence genomic window:
- the LOC111811783 gene encoding uncharacterized protein LOC111811783, whose product MNSSVLSVSIIAVLEFEIAIDELKFMSFPNHLIRLNPLFTSIMTINDVITGMIFLGLRLYMQETRPDSTNSNSTALVLINTRMVENYKSVQDMLKPNNSNAPWGNRFAFLHIDIPKATEYELSNPLQFIKAAQKMIKRKRYSSAVFLVGKLMEMIHKLRGPEVAAKFMYKTAQNTSLSISNMMGPREKMAMCGHPVKGVYFTVVGIPQSLMITVISYMEQLRITLLSEKEFIDEEKLTSCMEKAFENIHEASMELFLN is encoded by the exons ATGAACAGCTCAGTACTATCCGTTTCTATTATTGCtgttttggaatttgaaatCGCCATTGATGAACTCAAATTTATGTCCTTCCCTAACCATCTCATCCGTCTCAACCCGCTCTTTACTTCGATTATG ACGATCAACGATGTGATTACGGGAATGATCTTCTTAGGACTTCGATTATATATGCAAGAGACTCGTCCCGACTCAACCAACTCAAACTCGACAGCATTGGTTTTGATCAACACAAGGATGGTTGAAAATTACAAGTCTGTGCAAGACATGTTGAAGCCCAATAACTCAAATGCTCCATGGGGGAATCGATTTGCGTTCTTGCATATAGACATTCCCAAAGCCACTGAGTATGAGCTTTCAAACCCACTCCAATTCATCAAAGCCGCacaaaaaatgattaagaGAAAGAGATATTCTTCAGCTGTTTTCCTTGTTGGCAAGCTAATGGAGATGATACACAAGCTGAGGGGCCCAGAG GTAGCAGCCAAATTTATGTACAAGACGGCGCAAAATACAAGCTTAAGCATATCTAACATGATGGGGCCAAGGGAGAAAATGGCTATGTGTGGTCACCCAGTAAAAGGAGTCTACTTTACCGTCGTTGGTATACCTCAGAGTTTGATGATAACAGTGATAAGCTACATGGAACAATTGAGAATTACCCTTCTGAGCGAGAAAGAATTTATAGATGAGGAGAAACTCACGTCTTGCATGGAGAAGGCTTTCGAGAACATACATGAGGCTTCCATGGagctttttcttaattaa
- the LOC111811697 gene encoding O-acyltransferase WSD1-like: protein MEMKEDELVQPVSPTAQHMNSSVQSISLIVVLELEMAIDELQFMSFAKHFIHLNPLFTSIMVNDTNGERKWKKVEVNIEEHIIVHTPPSNLSLQLFDAYFNEYMTNYALQELSQNKPLWEIHIINCPTSNAVGNLVFKIHHSLGDGYSLMGVLISSMTRAHDPSLPLTFPSRKVKLEQSGHILGRVYQFLLSSMNTMLDFGWNIMKSSVLEDHLTPIRSGRDDVEFRTFAIRTITFSLPQIKQIKTKLGVTINDVITGMIFLGLRLYMQETRPDSTNSNSTALVLINTRMVENYKSVQDMLKPNNSNAPWGNRFGFLHIDIPKATEYELSNPLQFIKAAQKMIKRKRYSSAVYLVGKLMEMIHKLRGPEVAAKFMYKTFRNTSLAISNMIGPREKMAVCGHPVKGVYFTVVGVAQSLVITMISYMDDLRITFRSEKEFIDDEKLTSCMNKAFENIYKAFMEVSI from the exons ATGGAGATGAAAGAAGATGAGTTGGTTCAGCCAGTTAGCCCTACAGCGCAGCACATGAACAGCTCAGTACAATCCATTTCTCTTATTGTTGTTTTGGAACTCGAAATGGCCATTGATGAACTACAATTTATGTCGTTTGCAAAGCATTTCATCCATCTCAACCCGCTCTTTACTTCTATTATG GTGAATGATACaaatggagagagaaaatggaagaaagttGAAGTGAATATTGAAGAGCATATTATTGTGCATACTCCACCCTCCAACTTGTCACTTCAACTCTTCGATGCTTATTTCAATGAATATATGACCAATTACGCTTTACAAGAGTTGTCTCAAAATAAACCGTTGTGGGAAATTCATATCATCAACTGTCCGACCAGTAATGCAGTTGGAAACCTAGTTTTCAAGATTCACCATTCACTTGGCGATGGCTATTCTTTGATGGGTGTTCTTATTTCCAGCATGACAAGAGCACATGATCCTTCTCTTCCTTTAACTTTTCCTTCAAGGAAAGTTAAGTTGGAGCAATCAGGGCACATTCTAGGTCGTGTGTATCAGTTTTTGTTGTCATCTATGAATACTATGTTGGATTTTGGTTGGAACATAATGAAAAGCAGTGTTCTTGAAGACCACTTGACACCCATTAGATCTGGTCGTGATGATGTGGAGTTTAGGACATTTGCAATACGGACAATCACATTCTCTCTTcctcaaatcaaacaaatcaaaaccaaacttGGAGTG ACGATCAACGATGTGATTACGGGAATGATCTTCTTAGGACTTCGATTATATATGCAAGAAACTCGTCCCGACTCAACCAACTCAAACTCGACAGCATTGGTTTTGATCAACACAAGGATGGTTGAAAATTACAAGTCTGTGCAAGACATGTTGAAGCCCAATAACTCAAATGCTCCATGGGGGAATCGATTTGGGTTCTTGCATATAGACATTCCCAAAGCCACTGAGTATGAGCTTTCAAACCCACTCCAATTCATCAAAGCCGCACAAAAAATGATCAAGAGAAAGAGATATTCTTCAGCTGTTTACCTTGTTGGCAAGCTAATGGAGATGATACACAAGCTGAGAGGCCCAGAG GTAGCAGCCAAATTTATGTACAAGACGTTTAGAAATACAAGCTTAGCGATATCAAACATGATCGGGCCAAGGGAGAAAATGGCTGTGTGTGGTCATCCGGTAAAAGGAGTTTACTTTACCGTGGTTGGTGTAGCTCAG AGTTTGGTGATAACAATGATAAGTTATATGGATGATTTGAGAATTACGTTTCGGAGTGAGAAAGAATTTATAGATGACGAGAAACTCACCTCCTGCATGAACAAGGCTTTCGAGAACATATATAAGGCTTTCATGGAGGTTTCCATTTAG